A section of the Bacillus pumilus genome encodes:
- the rpmI gene encoding 50S ribosomal protein L35: MPKMKTHRGSAKRFKKTGSGKLKRSHAYTSHLFANKSTKQKRKLRKSAIVSAGDFKRIKQQLANIK; encoded by the coding sequence ATGCCAAAAATGAAAACTCACCGCGGATCTGCTAAACGTTTCAAAAAAACAGGTTCTGGTAAACTTAAACGTTCTCATGCGTACACAAGTCACTTGTTCGCTAACAAATCTACAAAGCAAAAACGTAAATTGCGTAAGAGCGCAATCGTAAGTGCTGGAGATTTCAAACGCATCAAACAACAACTTGCAAACATCAAGTAA
- the rplT gene encoding 50S ribosomal protein L20, with product MPRVKGGTVSRQRRKKVLKLAKGYFGSKHRLYKVANQQVMKSGNYAFRDRRQKKRDFRKLWITRINAAARMNGLSYSRLMHGLKLSGIEVNRKMLADLAVNDLSAFNQLADAAKAQLDK from the coding sequence ATGCCAAGAGTAAAAGGCGGAACTGTGTCGCGTCAGCGTCGTAAAAAGGTTCTTAAATTAGCAAAAGGTTATTTCGGTTCAAAACATAGATTATATAAAGTAGCAAACCAACAGGTGATGAAATCTGGAAACTACGCTTTCCGTGACCGTCGTCAGAAAAAACGTGACTTCCGTAAACTATGGATCACTCGTATCAATGCTGCAGCTCGCATGAACGGTCTTTCTTACAGCCGTTTAATGCATGGCCTAAAGCTTTCTGGTATCGAAGTAAACCGCAAAATGCTTGCTGACCTTGCTGTGAATGACCTAAGTGCATTCAATCAGCTTGCTGATGCTGCAAAAGCACAACTAGACAAGTAA
- a CDS encoding DUF1294 domain-containing protein: MNIALIVLLILVNGYGFFLMGEDKRRAKAHKWRISEAHLWSAAVLFGAAGSYLGMQYFRHKTKHPAFQIGMPVLIMVQLIILGYQFI, encoded by the coding sequence ATGAATATCGCGTTAATTGTGCTGCTCATCTTGGTAAATGGCTATGGTTTCTTTCTTATGGGAGAGGACAAGCGCCGGGCAAAAGCGCATAAATGGAGGATTTCAGAGGCTCACTTATGGAGTGCTGCCGTGCTTTTTGGGGCTGCTGGATCGTATCTAGGGATGCAATATTTTCGTCATAAAACAAAGCATCCTGCCTTTCAAATTGGCATGCCCGTGTTAATCATGGTGCAGTTGATCATATTAGGATATCAGTTCATCTGA
- a CDS encoding M42 family metallopeptidase: protein MTKLDQTLTMLKDLTDAKGIPGNERDVKKVMQTYIESYADEVSSDRLGSLIAKKEGNANGPKIMLAGHLDEVGFMVTKIDDKGYIRFQTVGGWWSQVMLAQRVTIVTKKGDITGVIGSKPPHVLSPEARKKSIEIKDMFIDIGASSKEQAMEWGVLPGDQIVPYFEFTVMNDEKMLLAKAWDNRIGCAVAIDVMKNLHNTQHENIAYSVSTVQEEVGLRGAKTAASTIQPDIGFAIDVGVAGDTPGITEKEATSKLGKGPTIVVFDASMVSHKGLRDFVVQTADELNIPYQYDSMPGGGTDAGGIHLTGHGVPSLSIGIPSRYIHTHAAMIHRDDYENAVKLLTEVIKRLDQKTVEQITYGS, encoded by the coding sequence ATGACAAAGCTAGATCAAACATTAACTATGCTGAAAGACCTAACGGATGCAAAAGGGATTCCAGGAAATGAACGTGATGTCAAAAAAGTCATGCAGACATACATAGAATCATATGCAGATGAAGTCTCTAGTGACCGCCTTGGCAGCTTAATCGCTAAGAAGGAAGGAAACGCAAACGGACCTAAAATTATGCTTGCTGGTCACTTGGATGAAGTCGGATTCATGGTGACAAAAATTGATGACAAAGGCTACATTCGTTTCCAAACTGTCGGTGGATGGTGGTCACAGGTCATGCTCGCGCAGCGTGTCACCATTGTAACGAAAAAGGGAGACATTACAGGGGTGATTGGCTCAAAGCCGCCACACGTCTTGTCACCTGAAGCACGAAAAAAGTCGATTGAGATTAAAGATATGTTTATTGATATCGGTGCATCAAGCAAAGAACAGGCAATGGAGTGGGGCGTTCTGCCTGGAGATCAAATCGTTCCTTATTTTGAGTTTACAGTGATGAATGATGAAAAAATGCTCCTTGCAAAAGCATGGGACAACCGTATCGGCTGTGCAGTAGCAATTGATGTCATGAAGAACTTACACAATACTCAGCATGAGAATATTGCTTATAGTGTTTCAACTGTACAAGAGGAAGTTGGCCTGCGTGGTGCCAAAACAGCAGCGTCTACAATTCAGCCTGATATTGGATTTGCCATTGATGTTGGTGTAGCAGGAGACACGCCGGGCATCACTGAAAAAGAAGCAACGAGCAAACTTGGCAAAGGGCCGACGATTGTTGTATTTGATGCTTCGATGGTATCTCATAAAGGGCTTCGCGATTTTGTTGTCCAAACAGCGGATGAATTGAACATCCCTTACCAATATGATTCCATGCCTGGCGGCGGGACAGATGCTGGCGGTATCCATTTAACAGGTCATGGTGTGCCATCACTATCGATCGGGATACCAAGCAGATATATCCATACCCATGCTGCGATGATTCACCGAGATGATTATGAAAATGCAGTGAAGCTTTTAACAGAAGTGATCAAAAGACTTGATCAAAAAACGGTTGAGCAGATCACGTACGGTTCTTAA
- the cstA gene encoding carbon starvation protein CstA — MNAVTIVIASMCILAIAYRLYGTFMMVKVLKVTDDHPTPAHTLEDGKDYVPTNKWVTFGHHFAAIAAAGPLVGPILAAQFGYLPGLLWLLIGAVIGGAVHDLVVLFASMRKKGKSLSEVAKEELGPVAGFCTGLAMLFIITITMAGLSMVVLHALERNPWGTFAVGITIPIAMGVGLYYKKTGNLKLATTAGFILLMVGVFLGPNIQGTALGDLLTLDTKTLALALPIYAFFAAALPVWLLLAPRDYLSSFMKIGVFIALIAGIFVVNPTIQFPAFTEFVNGGGPVLAGPVWPFISITIACGAISGFHAFVGSGTTPKMLDRWSDMKPVAFGAMLVECLVGIMALIAATALHPGDYFAINSTPEVFRTLGMSVENLPQLSKEIGLDLEGRTGGAVTLAVGMAYIFTGIPFFGHLASYFFQFVIMFEAVFILTAIDAGTRVARYLIQDFFGEAYKPLKRNDWVPGSVFASALACFMWGYLLYSGDIGSIWALFGVSNQLMASVGLIIGATVVLKIADKRRYMLTCLIPLAYLYVTVNYAGYWMVANVYLNPEASGYSVLNAVLSIIMLILGFVIIVFAIKKWVDIWRDPTLRMETPITG, encoded by the coding sequence ATGAATGCGGTTACAATTGTCATAGCTTCTATGTGTATTTTAGCGATTGCCTATCGTCTTTATGGCACTTTTATGATGGTCAAGGTCTTAAAGGTGACAGACGATCATCCTACACCAGCTCACACATTAGAGGACGGAAAAGATTATGTGCCAACCAATAAGTGGGTCACATTTGGGCATCACTTTGCTGCGATTGCAGCTGCCGGTCCGTTAGTGGGGCCGATTTTAGCCGCACAATTCGGGTATTTACCGGGTCTTCTTTGGCTGTTAATTGGCGCAGTGATTGGCGGAGCTGTACATGATCTTGTCGTCTTATTTGCGTCGATGAGAAAAAAGGGGAAATCGTTATCTGAGGTAGCAAAGGAAGAGCTAGGACCTGTCGCAGGATTTTGTACAGGGCTTGCGATGCTGTTTATCATTACGATCACAATGGCAGGTTTGTCCATGGTTGTGCTTCATGCGTTAGAACGTAACCCTTGGGGGACATTTGCAGTCGGAATCACGATTCCAATTGCGATGGGGGTTGGTCTTTATTATAAAAAGACAGGCAATTTAAAACTGGCGACAACTGCGGGATTTATTTTGCTGATGGTCGGTGTATTCCTTGGGCCGAATATTCAAGGAACGGCACTTGGCGATCTTTTAACACTTGATACAAAAACGCTTGCTCTTGCTTTACCGATCTATGCTTTTTTTGCTGCGGCATTGCCGGTTTGGCTGCTGCTCGCACCGAGGGACTATTTAAGTAGCTTTATGAAAATAGGTGTTTTTATCGCATTGATTGCTGGAATCTTTGTTGTCAATCCAACGATTCAATTCCCAGCGTTTACGGAGTTTGTCAATGGAGGAGGTCCTGTTTTAGCTGGTCCTGTCTGGCCGTTTATTTCGATTACTATTGCTTGCGGGGCCATTTCTGGTTTCCACGCATTTGTTGGATCTGGAACAACGCCTAAGATGCTTGATCGATGGAGCGATATGAAGCCTGTCGCTTTTGGCGCAATGCTAGTCGAATGTCTAGTTGGAATTATGGCGTTAATTGCCGCTACGGCTCTTCATCCAGGTGATTATTTTGCGATAAATAGTACGCCAGAAGTGTTCCGGACTCTCGGGATGAGTGTCGAGAACCTTCCGCAGCTGAGTAAGGAAATTGGTCTTGATTTAGAAGGAAGAACGGGTGGAGCTGTGACATTAGCTGTAGGAATGGCGTATATCTTTACGGGAATTCCGTTCTTTGGTCATTTGGCGTCTTATTTTTTCCAATTTGTCATTATGTTTGAAGCTGTCTTTATTTTAACCGCTATTGATGCAGGAACACGTGTGGCACGTTATTTAATTCAAGACTTTTTTGGCGAAGCTTATAAACCGCTTAAACGAAATGACTGGGTCCCTGGGTCGGTGTTCGCAAGTGCGCTTGCTTGTTTTATGTGGGGGTATTTGCTTTACTCTGGAGACATCGGGTCCATTTGGGCACTGTTTGGGGTGTCAAACCAGTTAATGGCATCGGTCGGACTTATCATCGGAGCAACCGTTGTATTAAAAATTGCAGATAAAAGGCGCTATATGCTGACTTGTTTAATTCCACTTGCTTACTTATATGTGACAGTGAATTATGCGGGCTATTGGATGGTAGCAAATGTATACCTTAATCCCGAGGCATCGGGTTACAGTGTGCTAAATGCGGTGCTGTCAATCATTATGCTGATCTTAGGATTTGTGATTATTGTGTTTGCGATTAAAAAATGGGTTGACATTTGGCGTGATCCAACGCTTCGAATGGAAACACCGATCACTGGCTAA
- the sspI gene encoding small acid-soluble spore protein SspI, whose protein sequence is MDFNLRGAVIQNITGHNQEQLEHTILDAIQSGEEKMLPGLGVLFEVLWQEASENEKNEILETLEQGLKPHQQQ, encoded by the coding sequence ATGGATTTTAATTTAAGAGGCGCAGTCATTCAAAACATTACTGGCCATAATCAAGAACAGCTTGAGCATACGATTTTAGATGCCATTCAAAGCGGTGAGGAAAAAATGTTGCCAGGCCTTGGCGTGTTGTTTGAAGTGCTATGGCAAGAAGCATCAGAAAACGAGAAGAACGAGATTCTTGAAACATTAGAGCAAGGCTTAAAGCCTCATCAGCAGCAATAA
- a CDS encoding TrmH family RNA methyltransferase, whose product MKYIESAKNTHIKQWKKLHTKKERTKTGLFLVEGIHLVEEALKSRAVKELMVTSPDKLPSHIDPDIELYELSEEAFFAMTETETPQHIAAVCTVPVFEEKKYERLLLLDAVQDPGNLGTLIRTADAAGLDAVILGDGTVDAYNGKTLRSAQGSHFHLPILKQSLQQTIAACKEQGIPVYGSALNNAKAYKSVTAEGPFALIVGNEGGGINPEILQMTDHNLYVPMYGQAESLNVAVAAAVLVYHLRG is encoded by the coding sequence TTGAAATATATAGAATCAGCAAAAAACACACACATTAAACAGTGGAAAAAGCTCCATACGAAAAAAGAACGAACGAAAACGGGGCTGTTTCTCGTGGAGGGAATCCACTTAGTCGAAGAAGCATTGAAGAGCCGAGCTGTGAAAGAATTAATGGTCACATCGCCTGATAAGCTTCCTTCTCATATCGATCCTGACATTGAGCTTTATGAACTGAGCGAAGAAGCCTTTTTTGCCATGACCGAAACGGAAACGCCTCAGCACATCGCGGCAGTTTGTACAGTTCCTGTATTTGAAGAAAAGAAGTATGAACGACTTCTTCTGTTAGATGCAGTGCAGGACCCAGGTAATTTAGGCACACTCATTCGGACAGCAGATGCAGCAGGTCTTGATGCTGTGATCTTAGGCGATGGAACAGTTGATGCGTATAACGGAAAAACGCTCCGTTCCGCACAAGGGTCACATTTCCACCTACCCATTTTAAAGCAAAGCCTTCAGCAGACCATAGCAGCATGTAAGGAGCAAGGCATTCCTGTATACGGAAGCGCGCTAAACAATGCGAAAGCGTATAAAAGCGTAACGGCAGAAGGTCCGTTTGCGTTGATTGTGGGTAATGAAGGAGGGGGTATAAACCCAGAGATTCTTCAAATGACTGACCACAATTTATATGTGCCAATGTATGGACAGGCTGAATCATTAAATGTGGCTGTTGCAGCGGCAGTTCTTGTTTATCATTTGCGTGGATAG